One window of the Methanobrevibacter sp. TMH8 genome contains the following:
- a CDS encoding DUF2193 domain-containing protein, which translates to MSEIYKKMVNESIEAQRADVNTVKKNRGKQFKIKDSESYVKVAGDMKAVDGQAQSVIDLHVNSVKAHYNILSDLTDTVRPEDDPFVEHYQTPAILEILCEEDEEFCKSLKTFVDTIENCEALIGKEVIRRYGGFYGPTCVVDFALIPGSTSNVVNQILLETKIPNNHKQAILAAKSWGMNTSYGIGEVFSNELESGATAAAAVKKEIAMIKKIYDTPINAQAELMDDLGHESFDVRSYMENYKKIMRNTTINAIEDGVHYGNIVTVPAYCVGDISHHISQSTYNMCKDDVIMGVIEATTDVIDTTLNANLDNYKSEFDVLSLATGTSAAAVEYILELDGFNAPMIVDLLTKRFHNFVQQYPTRGAAAELHNCDFMDMIYRGWKYTDQARRARSSEKEDLTPIVNGFKVDLNPIRNNEIIMNPQRYTYPACAISVRFSSLMRLADYPCLLTSEPITATMMTNIIALHKEDPASPVRGCKNCASAALVDFRHHYCQWREAV; encoded by the coding sequence ATGTCTGAAATATATAAAAAGATGGTAAATGAGTCAATAGAAGCTCAAAGAGCAGATGTAAACACTGTTAAAAAAAATAGAGGAAAACAATTTAAAATTAAAGACTCTGAAAGCTATGTTAAGGTAGCTGGAGATATGAAAGCAGTAGATGGTCAAGCTCAATCTGTCATTGATTTACATGTAAACTCTGTTAAAGCACATTACAACATATTAAGTGATTTAACAGATACTGTTAGGCCAGAAGATGATCCTTTTGTTGAACATTATCAAACACCTGCAATTCTCGAAATCCTTTGTGAAGAAGACGAAGAATTCTGTAAAAGTTTGAAAACTTTTGTAGATACAATTGAAAATTGCGAAGCTTTAATTGGGAAAGAAGTAATTAGGCGATATGGTGGATTTTACGGTCCAACATGTGTAGTTGACTTTGCTCTTATTCCAGGAAGTACAAGTAATGTTGTTAATCAAATATTACTCGAAACAAAGATTCCAAATAATCATAAACAAGCTATTCTTGCAGCTAAATCTTGGGGAATGAATACATCGTACGGTATTGGAGAAGTATTTTCTAATGAACTTGAATCTGGAGCTACTGCAGCTGCAGCTGTTAAAAAAGAAATAGCAATGATTAAAAAAATTTATGACACTCCAATTAATGCACAAGCCGAATTGATGGATGATTTAGGCCATGAATCTTTTGATGTTAGATCATATATGGAGAATTACAAAAAGATTATGAGAAATACTACAATAAATGCTATTGAAGATGGTGTACACTATGGAAATATTGTGACTGTTCCTGCATATTGTGTAGGAGATATTTCACACCATATCTCTCAATCAACATATAATATGTGTAAAGATGATGTGATTATGGGGGTTATAGAAGCTACAACTGATGTTATTGATACTACTTTAAATGCTAATTTAGATAATTATAAATCTGAATTTGATGTTTTATCTTTAGCTACTGGAACTTCTGCAGCTGCAGTAGAATATATACTTGAGCTTGATGGTTTTAATGCTCCGATGATTGTAGATCTTTTAACTAAACGTTTCCATAATTTTGTACAACAATATCCAACTCGTGGTGCTGCAGCTGAACTTCATAACTGTGACTTCATGGATATGATATATAGGGGATGGAAATACACAGATCAAGCTAGAAGGGCAAGAAGTAGTGAAAAAGAAGATTTAACCCCTATTGTTAATGGATTTAAAGTAGATCTTAATCCAATTAGAAACAATGAAATAATCATGAATCCACAAAGATATACTTATCCTGCATGTGCAATTTCTGTTAGATTCTCATCACTTATGAGATTAGCTGATTATCCATGTCTTTTAACAAGTGAACCAATAACAGCTACTATGATGACAAATATTATAGCTCTTCATAAAGAAGATCCAGCTTCACCTGTAAGAGGATGTAAAAACTGTGCTTCAGCAGCTCTTGTAGATTTCAGACATCATTATTGTCAATGGAGAGAAGCAGTATAA
- a CDS encoding MIP/aquaporin family protein, with protein sequence MACGIEKKMLAELIGTFLLVFFGTGSAVVTLLITNSFDPNHVGIGVLGGLGDWIAIALVFGLTVMACIYLFGKISGAHINPAVTIGLLVTKNISLGDSCYYFLGQFIGAILGSLALLAVLGMSAVTIGGLGATAPGLGVNYWQAMFAEFIGTFFLMLVIMGVAVDKKADPGFAGISIGFTVTAVIAVLGPFTGASINPARTFGPYLIDLLAGGANLWFYYPIYLIGPILGAIVASLLYSYMAKGTDVCELPQPFQE encoded by the coding sequence ATGGCCTGTGGAATTGAAAAAAAGATGTTGGCAGAACTCATAGGAACTTTTCTCTTAGTTTTCTTTGGTACAGGTTCTGCAGTAGTTACATTGTTAATCACAAATAGTTTTGATCCAAATCATGTAGGTATTGGGGTACTTGGTGGACTTGGGGACTGGATAGCTATTGCTCTTGTATTTGGTCTTACAGTAATGGCTTGTATTTATTTATTTGGTAAAATTTCAGGTGCACACATAAATCCTGCGGTTACTATAGGATTATTGGTTACTAAGAATATATCCTTGGGTGATTCCTGTTACTATTTCTTAGGCCAATTTATTGGTGCAATACTTGGAAGTTTAGCACTTTTAGCTGTATTGGGCATGTCTGCTGTAACAATTGGTGGTTTAGGGGCAACCGCTCCAGGACTTGGAGTTAACTATTGGCAAGCTATGTTTGCTGAATTTATAGGTACTTTCTTTTTAATGCTTGTGATTATGGGGGTAGCTGTTGATAAAAAAGCAGATCCAGGATTTGCCGGGATATCTATTGGTTTTACTGTTACAGCTGTAATTGCTGTTTTAGGGCCATTTACCGGGGCTTCAATAAATCCTGCCCGTACTTTTGGGCCATATCTTATAGATTTATTAGCTGGTGGAGCCAATCTTTGGTTTTATTATCCAATATATTTGATAGGTCCTATTTTAGGAGCCATTGTAGCTTCATTGCTATATTCCTATATGGCTAAAGGTACTGATGTTTGTGAATTACCACAACCATTTCAAGAATAA
- a CDS encoding MIP/aquaporin family protein, translating to MEYSLSKKMFAEMIGTFLLVLFGTGSAIGAAWIVHNYVSGGAIGALGGFAEWLAVSWGFGITAIAVIYAIGKISGGHINPAVTIGLLVTKNISGKHASVYIVAQFIGAIIATLCLLGIFGVDIGAGIGALGANAPATGISFYQAMLAEIIGTFLLVLVVMGVAIDKSADPGIYGLSIGMAIGISLTFLGPITGGSINPARGFSPYLVSFLVGNPAGLVWTNYLIFLIGPIVGGIIAALLYKFIATPNQKNKIYN from the coding sequence ATGGAATATTCTTTAAGTAAAAAGATGTTTGCAGAGATGATTGGAACTTTTTTGTTAGTATTGTTTGGTACTGGATCAGCAATAGGGGCTGCTTGGATTGTGCATAATTATGTTTCTGGTGGGGCTATTGGAGCACTTGGAGGATTTGCAGAATGGTTAGCTGTTAGCTGGGGATTTGGTATTACTGCCATTGCTGTTATTTATGCTATTGGAAAAATATCTGGAGGACATATAAATCCTGCTGTTACTATTGGTTTACTTGTTACAAAAAACATATCTGGTAAACATGCTTCTGTATATATTGTAGCTCAATTTATTGGTGCTATTATAGCTACTTTGTGTTTACTAGGTATTTTTGGTGTAGATATTGGTGCAGGTATAGGTGCTCTAGGAGCTAATGCTCCTGCTACGGGAATTAGCTTTTATCAAGCTATGTTAGCTGAAATTATAGGAACATTTCTCCTGGTGCTTGTTGTTATGGGTGTAGCTATTGATAAAAGTGCAGATCCTGGTATTTATGGATTATCTATTGGTATGGCTATTGGTATTTCTTTAACTTTCTTGGGACCTATTACTGGAGGAAGTATTAATCCTGCTCGTGGGTTTTCTCCATACTTAGTTAGCTTTTTAGTTGGTAATCCTGCTGGTTTAGTTTGGACTAATTATTTAATATTCTTAATTGGGCCTATTGTTGGTGGAATTATAGCTGCTTTATTATATAAGTTCATTGCAACTCCAAATCAGAAAAATAAAATTTATAATTAA
- the galE gene encoding UDP-glucose 4-epimerase GalE, with product MILVTGGAGYIGSHVNKELHKEGYDTVVLDNLSYGYEDAIKWGEFVKCDLADTEKVESIFNKYDIEGVMHFAGFISVGESVKFPAKYYKNNYKNTLSLLKVMKNNSINKFIFSSTAAVYGNPYQVPITENHKLNPINPYGKSKLMVELALERESKLGSPEFKYSALRYFNASGADIEGEIGERHNPETHLIPLILDVATEKRDNISIFGDDYDTHDGTCIRDYIHVADLAQAHIKAFEYLDSEKYSIDGENIFNLGNGNGFSVKEVVDICEKVTGIEIKKEILGRRDGDPPILIADSMRAKNTLNWNPQCTDLEKIVESAWNWHKKQN from the coding sequence ATGATTTTAGTAACAGGTGGAGCAGGATATATAGGTTCTCATGTAAATAAAGAACTCCATAAAGAAGGTTATGATACTGTTGTTTTGGATAATCTTAGCTATGGATATGAGGATGCTATTAAATGGGGTGAATTTGTTAAATGCGATTTAGCTGATACTGAAAAAGTTGAATCAATTTTTAATAAATATGATATTGAAGGAGTAATGCATTTTGCAGGATTTATTTCTGTTGGAGAATCTGTTAAATTTCCAGCTAAATATTATAAAAACAATTATAAAAACACTCTATCTCTTCTTAAAGTTATGAAAAATAATTCTATCAATAAATTTATATTTTCTTCGACTGCAGCAGTATATGGTAATCCTTATCAGGTCCCTATTACTGAAAATCATAAATTAAACCCAATTAACCCTTATGGAAAATCTAAATTAATGGTTGAACTTGCATTAGAAAGAGAATCAAAATTAGGATCTCCTGAATTTAAATATTCTGCACTTAGATATTTTAATGCATCTGGTGCTGATATAGAAGGAGAAATTGGTGAAAGACATAATCCTGAAACTCATTTAATTCCTCTTATTTTAGATGTAGCTACTGAAAAAAGAGATAATATATCTATATTTGGGGATGATTATGATACTCATGATGGAACTTGTATTAGAGATTATATTCATGTAGCTGATCTTGCTCAAGCTCATATTAAAGCTTTTGAATATTTAGATTCTGAAAAATATTCTATTGATGGTGAAAATATCTTTAATCTTGGAAATGGGAATGGATTTTCAGTTAAAGAAGTAGTTGATATTTGTGAGAAAGTCACAGGTATTGAAATAAAAAAAGAAATACTAGGTCGTCGAGATGGAGATCCGCCTATTTTAATAGCTGATTCTATGAGGGCTAAAAACACTTTAAATTGGAATCCTCAATGCACTGATTTGGAAAAAATTGTTGAAAGTGCTTGGAATTGGCATAAAAAACAAAATTGA
- a CDS encoding transglutaminase-like domain-containing protein — protein MFFLCITSVNADVVNENSNIITDDTNSSDIIINETKFSATTITTNTNNISNSNVTTTNKTSDSNKTLSIVVTSNKVVDYVKPASASRHSTKIKPTKLSQNSITLAASYLNRYVYVHGKLPKFVKISGYKFSIPEFLYLISKTIQYKKNKKNSNIPVKYNLKDPQNIRGTSIYGNISFSKFYKSVLEVIDYMNYYKVAPNYIDTSIGSMQYQTIVFIFSKVLARNEFPTKIDISIKCPNTITKSTPKYVRPGTKNPLNSRYTGGSLAKYLKSSKNCQSNSVYIKKMAKKITKGCNTKLAKAKAIYYWVRDNMDYTSYYNTRYGAKKAIANRKGNCVDLSHAIIALCRASKIPARYVHGRCKFVSGNWYGHVWVQIKVGKTWYVADASNNELNGFGVVNNWRSDKYYIHGRYSSLRF, from the coding sequence TTGTTTTTTCTTTGTATAACAAGTGTAAATGCTGATGTTGTAAATGAAAATAGTAACATTATTACTGATGATACTAATTCTAGTGATATAATAATTAATGAAACTAAATTTAGTGCTACTACTATTACTACTAATACTAATAATATTTCTAATTCTAATGTTACAACAACTAATAAAACTTCAGATTCAAATAAAACTTTGTCTATTGTTGTTACTTCTAATAAAGTAGTTGATTATGTTAAACCAGCATCTGCTTCTAGACATAGTACAAAAATCAAACCAACTAAACTATCTCAAAATAGTATAACTCTTGCTGCTAGTTATTTAAATCGCTATGTATATGTTCATGGAAAACTACCTAAATTTGTTAAAATATCTGGTTATAAGTTTTCTATTCCAGAATTTCTTTATTTAATTTCAAAAACAATTCAATATAAGAAAAATAAAAAAAATTCCAATATTCCTGTTAAATATAACCTTAAAGATCCTCAAAATATTAGAGGTACAAGTATATATGGTAATATTTCATTTAGTAAATTTTATAAAAGTGTGTTAGAAGTTATTGATTATATGAACTATTATAAGGTTGCTCCTAATTATATCGATACTAGTATAGGATCTATGCAATATCAGACAATTGTTTTTATTTTTTCAAAAGTTTTAGCTAGAAATGAGTTTCCAACAAAAATTGATATTTCTATTAAATGTCCAAATACTATAACTAAATCAACTCCTAAATATGTACGTCCAGGAACAAAAAATCCTTTAAATAGTAGATATACTGGTGGTTCATTAGCTAAATATTTAAAATCATCTAAAAATTGTCAATCTAATAGTGTTTATATTAAAAAAATGGCAAAAAAGATTACAAAAGGTTGTAATACTAAATTAGCTAAAGCAAAAGCTATTTATTATTGGGTAAGGGATAATATGGATTATACTTCCTATTATAATACTCGATACGGTGCTAAAAAAGCAATTGCAAATAGAAAAGGTAATTGTGTAGATTTATCCCATGCAATAATTGCTCTTTGCAGAGCTAGTAAAATTCCAGCTCGTTATGTTCATGGAAGATGTAAATTTGTCAGTGGAAACTGGTATGGTCATGTTTGGGTTCAAATTAAAGTTGGTAAAACATGGTATGTAGCTGATGCATCTAATAATGAATTAAATGGTTTTGGAGTAGTTAATAATTGGAGATCTGATAAATATTATATCCATGGAAGATATAGTAGTTTAAGGTTCTGA
- a CDS encoding TIGR04083 family peptide-modifying radical SAM enzyme, translated as MTFHVMIIPTLDCPSNCAYCWGSKKGSGVMDIEIVKEIVTWLDGFRDDYVHFTFHGGEPLLAGYDFYKEALPILKNASTHKEAGFSLQSNLWLINQDLAKLFAEYGVAISTSIDGPREINDYQRGKGYFDKTMEGYKTATENGVKINFICTFTSYSKDFEEEIYNFFLENRYNMKLHAALPSMRGENADPWALEQEDHGKLLIQLLDRYLNDLDKIEIKDFDHICKSSFRRRGTLCTFADCMGDTLAIGHDGSIYPCYRFNGMEEWIMGNVKNKPSMKQLMKSEAWQKLMDFKDFVDENCGDCTYIKFCRGGCPYNGIVATGTAKSVDPQCTAYKMIFKEVSNRANKDFLKSSIPPIMGENTVNKHETKKKYSIMDLMLKQ; from the coding sequence ATGACTTTCCATGTGATGATAATTCCAACTTTAGATTGTCCATCTAACTGTGCCTACTGTTGGGGCTCAAAAAAAGGTTCCGGAGTAATGGATATTGAAATTGTAAAGGAAATTGTAACTTGGTTAGATGGATTTAGAGACGATTATGTTCATTTTACATTTCATGGTGGAGAACCTCTTCTTGCAGGTTACGATTTTTACAAAGAAGCACTCCCAATCCTAAAAAATGCATCAACTCATAAGGAAGCGGGATTTTCTCTTCAAAGTAATCTATGGTTAATAAATCAAGATTTAGCTAAACTTTTTGCTGAATATGGAGTAGCTATTAGTACTAGTATTGATGGTCCTCGTGAAATTAATGATTATCAACGGGGAAAAGGTTATTTTGATAAAACTATGGAAGGATATAAAACAGCTACAGAAAACGGAGTTAAAATTAACTTTATTTGTACATTTACATCATATTCTAAGGATTTTGAAGAAGAAATATATAACTTCTTTTTGGAAAACAGATATAATATGAAACTTCATGCAGCACTTCCTTCAATGAGAGGAGAAAATGCGGATCCTTGGGCATTAGAACAAGAAGATCATGGAAAACTTCTTATACAGTTACTTGATAGATACCTTAATGATCTTGATAAAATAGAAATAAAAGACTTTGATCATATTTGTAAAAGTTCATTTAGAAGAAGAGGAACTCTTTGTACATTTGCTGATTGTATGGGGGATACTTTAGCTATTGGTCACGATGGAAGCATTTATCCTTGTTATCGATTTAATGGAATGGAAGAATGGATAATGGGAAATGTAAAAAACAAACCATCCATGAAACAATTGATGAAAAGTGAAGCCTGGCAAAAACTAATGGATTTTAAAGATTTTGTAGATGAAAATTGTGGAGATTGTACATATATAAAATTTTGCAGAGGAGGATGCCCATATAATGGTATTGTAGCTACTGGAACTGCTAAATCTGTTGATCCCCAATGTACTGCATATAAAATGATTTTCAAAGAAGTTAGTAACAGAGCTAATAAAGACTTTTTAAAGTCATCTATCCCCCCTATTATGGGAGAAAACACAGTAAATAAACATGAAACAAAGAAAAAATATTCAATTATGGATTTAATGCTTAAACAATAA
- a CDS encoding TIGR04165 family Cys-rich peptide — protein sequence MKLEQLLAKCPKCGSQDKTVQRKMLDDQKAHAEMKAVVCDECGYIFETKEDQEEKYKEKEKEEIKKGK from the coding sequence ATGAAATTAGAACAATTATTAGCTAAATGTCCTAAATGTGGATCACAAGATAAAACTGTGCAAAGAAAAATGTTAGATGATCAAAAAGCTCATGCAGAAATGAAAGCTGTTGTATGTGATGAATGTGGATATATTTTTGAAACAAAAGAAGATCAAGAAGAAAAATATAAAGAGAAAGAAAAAGAAGAAATAAAAAAAGGAAAATGA
- a CDS encoding MFS transporter — protein sequence MNSKLKEDEKKVKYNNIDSKHLNTLSKNKYILLITALSYFLSGYVVSVISIALPNMARDFAVSAVAQNWIAIIFFLTIAIFSIPFGKISAKFGLKKTFYLGLILLIIGSLGVSVSNSSNFLIAFRALQGFSVAILNVSTLAIVTESMPPHERGKGIGIITSIAYVGLIVANILGGFLTHNFGWRSVFLFVIPFLILTILITYFKVSDEWIFSKGEKFDYIGALIFGLAISFLTYGFTTIHELNGIILVLLAIISFAIFGKWQLKSKFPLFPIKIIKNRVFTFASFAAFLCSFATFVITYIVDYHLQYIKGIDPQLTGLILMLAPLSMAISTFFAGRLSDKFNPRILASSGLTLAFISLIILAFMDSTTTIPVIIMAIILEGVGYGMFISPNTNIVMSSLPDKFASIASATVSTTRVIGETLSLGMLTVTFAIIMGSLQILPQYFHLLIVSSKIVAIIASIGCLAGIFVSLIGVKINFIEKISILGLKK from the coding sequence ATGAATTCAAAATTAAAAGAAGATGAAAAGAAAGTAAAATATAATAACATTGATTCAAAGCATTTAAACACATTGTCTAAAAATAAATATATATTATTGATTACTGCATTATCATATTTTTTATCAGGGTATGTTGTATCAGTAATCTCAATTGCATTACCAAATATGGCTAGAGATTTTGCTGTTAGTGCAGTAGCACAGAATTGGATAGCTATAATTTTTTTTCTAACAATAGCTATTTTTTCAATACCTTTTGGAAAAATATCTGCAAAGTTTGGATTAAAAAAAACGTTTTATTTAGGTTTAATTCTTTTGATAATAGGATCATTAGGTGTTTCAGTTTCTAATTCATCTAATTTTTTAATAGCTTTTAGAGCTTTACAGGGATTTAGTGTTGCAATATTAAATGTTTCAACTTTAGCTATTGTAACAGAATCAATGCCTCCACATGAAAGAGGAAAAGGAATAGGAATAATAACTTCAATAGCTTATGTTGGTCTTATTGTAGCTAATATTCTTGGTGGTTTTTTAACTCATAATTTTGGATGGAGAAGTGTATTTTTATTTGTAATACCGTTTTTAATATTAACTATATTAATAACTTATTTTAAAGTTTCTGATGAATGGATTTTTTCAAAAGGAGAGAAATTTGATTATATTGGAGCTTTAATATTTGGATTAGCTATTTCCTTTTTAACATATGGATTTACAACAATCCATGAACTAAATGGAATAATTTTAGTTTTACTAGCTATAATCTCATTTGCTATATTTGGAAAATGGCAGTTAAAATCTAAGTTTCCTCTATTTCCTATTAAAATTATTAAAAATAGAGTGTTTACATTTGCAAGTTTTGCAGCATTTTTATGCTCATTTGCAACTTTTGTAATTACATATATTGTTGATTATCATTTACAGTATATTAAAGGGATAGATCCTCAACTAACTGGTTTAATTCTTATGTTAGCCCCTCTTTCAATGGCAATATCAACATTTTTTGCAGGGAGATTATCTGATAAATTTAACCCAAGAATATTAGCTAGTTCTGGATTAACACTAGCATTTATTTCTTTAATTATTTTAGCGTTTATGGATTCAACTACTACTATTCCAGTTATTATAATGGCAATTATTCTTGAAGGTGTTGGTTATGGAATGTTTATATCTCCAAATACAAATATTGTTATGAGTTCTCTTCCAGATAAATTTGCATCAATTGCTTCAGCAACAGTTTCAACTACAAGAGTTATTGGTGAAACTTTAAGTTTAGGAATGTTAACTGTTACTTTTGCGATAATTATGGGATCACTTCAGATTCTTCCTCAATATTTCCATCTTTTAATTGTAAGTTCAAAAATAGTTGCTATTATAGCTTCAATAGGATGTTTAGCAGGAATATTTGTTTCCTTAATTGGTGTTAAAATAAATTTTATAGAAAAAATATCAATTTTAGGATTAAAAAAATAA
- a CDS encoding ATP phosphoribosyltransferase codes for MEIIIGLPKGSLNNVNRGNTYQLFKDAGYEVRGYEPGNESYEIDIVNDDEIKAFLTRPQSTPVELNRGMVDIAIVGEDWVKEESVSNDCGITKIGDLDYGQTRLIVAVPMDSPYFSLSEFFRLNKDRDTPILCFTEYPNLTRKHIMENDGYKELFGDSVPLVQVRGLVDGENDKVQIINSDGATEVYIAKGADLIVDNTQTGSSLKKAGLVELETIMHSSAGLYAGINCIDEKMEKAKMIFEQLYGATTAIKYFDVKFNVNNDIATVVSDFLVTNGYCSDEPTINTGSKFSQINVLIEKNKFPEMLNGIKDYGASSIVRNDVKQYVK; via the coding sequence ATGGAGATTATAATAGGGCTTCCAAAAGGAAGTTTAAATAATGTAAATAGAGGAAATACATATCAGCTCTTTAAAGATGCTGGATATGAAGTTAGGGGATATGAACCTGGAAATGAATCTTATGAAATTGATATTGTTAATGATGATGAAATTAAAGCATTTCTCACTCGTCCTCAAAGTACACCTGTTGAACTCAACAGAGGAATGGTGGACATAGCTATTGTTGGTGAAGATTGGGTTAAAGAAGAATCAGTTTCTAATGATTGTGGGATAACAAAAATCGGGGATCTTGATTATGGTCAAACTCGTCTTATTGTAGCGGTTCCAATGGATTCTCCATATTTCTCTCTTAGTGAATTTTTCCGATTAAATAAAGATCGGGATACTCCTATTCTCTGTTTCACTGAATATCCAAATCTTACTAGAAAACATATAATGGAAAACGATGGATATAAAGAATTATTTGGTGATTCTGTCCCTCTTGTCCAAGTTCGTGGTCTTGTTGATGGTGAAAATGATAAAGTTCAAATAATTAATTCCGATGGTGCTACTGAAGTTTATATAGCTAAAGGTGCAGATCTTATTGTTGATAATACTCAAACAGGAAGTAGCTTAAAAAAAGCTGGACTTGTAGAGCTTGAAACTATAATGCACTCATCTGCAGGTCTTTATGCAGGAATTAACTGTATAGATGAAAAGATGGAAAAAGCTAAAATGATTTTTGAACAGCTTTATGGTGCAACTACAGCTATAAAATACTTTGATGTCAAATTTAATGTTAATAATGACATAGCTACTGTAGTAAGTGATTTTTTAGTTACTAATGGATATTGTTCTGATGAACCTACAATAAATACAGGAAGCAAATTTTCACAGATAAATGTTTTAATTGAGAAAAATAAATTTCCTGAAATGTTAAATGGCATTAAAGATTATGGTGCATCTTCAATTGTAAGAAATGATGTTAAACAATATGTTAAATAA
- the pyrF gene encoding orotidine-5'-phosphate decarboxylase, which produces MDVKNNIILAMDLMDLLNAYEVAEAIAEDINTIKIGYPLTLAEGLKSIQIFKENFNFKVICDYKVADIPETNSKIADLSFDAGADAIITHGFVGKDSVEACVDIANSYGGDVFLLTEMSHPGAKMFLQPVADEIAKMGLDMGIKNYVAPSTRIDRLSDIRNIVGNDSFIISPGVGTQGGDPKDTLKYADALIIGRSIYEADNPKTALDEISDSIK; this is translated from the coding sequence ATGGATGTTAAAAATAATATAATATTAGCTATGGATTTAATGGATCTTTTAAATGCATATGAAGTTGCTGAAGCAATTGCAGAAGATATTAATACTATTAAAATTGGATATCCTTTAACTTTAGCTGAAGGTCTTAAATCAATTCAAATATTTAAAGAAAATTTTAATTTCAAAGTTATTTGTGATTATAAAGTAGCTGATATTCCTGAAACTAATTCAAAAATAGCTGATTTATCATTTGATGCTGGTGCAGATGCTATTATTACTCATGGTTTTGTTGGAAAAGATAGTGTTGAAGCTTGTGTAGATATTGCTAATAGCTATGGTGGGGATGTTTTTCTTTTAACTGAAATGTCACATCCGGGGGCTAAAATGTTTCTTCAGCCAGTTGCTGATGAAATAGCTAAAATGGGTCTTGATATGGGTATTAAAAATTATGTTGCTCCTTCTACTCGTATTGATAGATTATCAGATATTAGAAATATTGTAGGTAATGATTCTTTTATTATTTCCCCAGGAGTTGGTACTCAAGGTGGAGATCCAAAAGATACTTTAAAATATGCTGATGCTTTAATTATTGGTAGATCTATCTATGAAGCTGATAATCCAAAAACAGCTCTTGATGAGATTAGTGATTCTATAAAGTAA
- the cbiM gene encoding cobalt ECF transporter S component CbiM, with protein MHIMEGFLPPLWCAVWFILSIPVIAYGIFRIKKVTDEVPESKSLLAVSGAFMFILSSLKIPSVTGSCSHPTGNGLGAALFGPAAAAVLATIVLLFQAILLAHGGLTTLGANVFSMGIVGPFAAWVVYKGFTRYGISSAIAIFFAAFLGDLLTYVTTAFQLSLAFPEPTFQSALTTFLGIFAVTQIPLAIAEGLLTVVIWDQLTKYKPQLLKKLNVLKGFKKESEVTS; from the coding sequence ATGCATATTATGGAAGGATTTTTACCACCATTGTGGTGTGCTGTCTGGTTTATACTTTCAATACCAGTTATTGCTTATGGGATTTTTAGAATTAAAAAAGTAACTGATGAAGTTCCAGAATCAAAATCATTATTAGCAGTTAGTGGGGCTTTTATGTTTATACTTTCGTCATTAAAGATACCTTCTGTTACTGGTAGTTGTTCACATCCTACTGGTAATGGACTTGGAGCAGCTTTATTTGGCCCTGCAGCAGCAGCTGTTTTAGCTACAATTGTTTTATTGTTCCAAGCTATACTTCTTGCTCATGGTGGATTAACTACTCTTGGAGCTAATGTATTTTCTATGGGTATAGTTGGACCTTTTGCAGCATGGGTAGTTTATAAAGGATTTACAAGATATGGAATATCTTCTGCAATAGCTATATTTTTTGCAGCATTCTTGGGTGATCTTTTAACTTATGTTACTACTGCATTCCAATTATCTTTAGCTTTTCCAGAACCTACATTCCAATCAGCTTTGACAACTTTCTTAGGAATATTTGCTGTTACTCAAATTCCATTAGCTATTGCTGAAGGGTTGTTAACTGTGGTTATATGGGATCAATTGACTAAATACAAACCACAATTACTTAAAAAGCTCAATGTTCTAAAAGGATTTAAAAAAGAGTCTGAGGTAACTAGTTAA